A DNA window from Haloactinospora alba contains the following coding sequences:
- a CDS encoding SDR family oxidoreductase, with protein sequence MTRTALVTGASSGIGAAVAADLVARGYRVFGTTRDPSAVTDPLEGVEYLPLDLTDNAGIDACAAAAGDVDVLVNNAGESQNGPFEELPAEALQRLFQLNVLGQVRLTQLLLPGMRARGRGRVVMVGSMLASFPLAHRSSYVASKAALKGFAYSLREEAAPYGVGVSTVEPGAINTGISERRVQYVSEDSPFADEYRTMVEALNANEKRGVSADAVAATIARAIEAPRPRPLYAVGSNAPLVFALRRLLPRSAVHRMVARRHGLR encoded by the coding sequence ATGACCCGCACCGCGCTCGTCACGGGAGCGTCGTCCGGTATCGGCGCGGCCGTGGCCGCGGACCTCGTCGCACGCGGCTACCGCGTGTTCGGCACCACCCGTGACCCCTCCGCGGTCACGGACCCACTGGAGGGTGTGGAGTACCTTCCCCTCGACCTCACCGACAACGCCGGTATCGACGCGTGCGCCGCTGCCGCCGGAGACGTCGACGTCCTGGTGAACAACGCGGGCGAGAGCCAGAACGGCCCGTTCGAGGAACTCCCCGCCGAGGCGCTCCAGCGGCTGTTCCAGCTCAACGTCCTCGGGCAGGTGCGGCTCACCCAACTGCTCCTGCCCGGCATGCGCGCCCGCGGCCGCGGGCGGGTGGTCATGGTCGGCTCGATGCTGGCCAGCTTCCCGCTGGCGCACCGCTCCTCCTACGTCGCCTCCAAGGCCGCCCTCAAGGGTTTCGCGTACTCCCTCCGCGAGGAGGCCGCCCCCTACGGCGTCGGGGTGTCCACGGTCGAACCGGGGGCGATCAACACCGGCATCAGCGAGCGCCGGGTCCAGTACGTGTCCGAGGACTCGCCGTTCGCGGACGAGTACCGGACCATGGTGGAGGCGTTGAACGCCAACGAGAAACGGGGCGTCTCCGCGGATGCCGTCGCCGCGACCATCGCCAGGGCGATCGAGGCGCCGCGTCCGAGACCGCTGTACGCGGTGGGCAGCAACGCCCCGCTGGTGTTCGCGCTGCGACGGCTGCTCCCGCGCTCGGCCGTGCACCGCATGGTGGCGCGCCGGCACGGCCTGCGGTGA
- a CDS encoding sodium/glutamate symporter, translating to MFPTGEVSDDAVTTLLFSVAALGALLLAGVLLRLGLGFLRRLFLPAALIGGVLGAVLGPHGLGLFPQGMVDTWATFPGTLITVVFAPMLLGVRLPRVRETYQLVAPQLLFGYMGDLLLIGVPLLLGGILLTPFLGADPMFGTIIEVSWPGGHGTAGGMGAVYGDLGWNGGGDLALASATFALVFGIVVGMVLINWGARRGHLTQLGGGSPEGQRSSDIVPGDDRASSGSVTLNKDLVDNLAFHGALIAVAILFGWVLQHLLELLVPGMPLFPLAMIGGGAVQAVISRTRLGDAVDPRTLRTIQGWALDVLVVAAVASIAVPVILDNALPLVILLLASALVTVGFFAWAGPRVFRTAWFEQAIVNFGTLAAVASVGLMLLRAVDPELRTVAGRAYALRAPFFSPILGGGLVTALLPALASTYGPVAVGGVAVAGVAVLYVLARVLRLWTAPEPERQPA from the coding sequence ATGTTTCCCACCGGAGAGGTCAGCGACGACGCTGTCACCACGCTTCTGTTCTCCGTGGCCGCACTCGGGGCCCTCCTCCTGGCCGGCGTGCTCCTGCGCCTCGGCCTCGGTTTCCTGCGGCGCCTGTTCCTGCCCGCCGCGCTGATCGGAGGTGTCCTGGGGGCGGTGCTGGGCCCCCACGGCCTGGGACTCTTCCCGCAGGGCATGGTCGACACGTGGGCCACCTTCCCCGGAACCCTCATCACCGTGGTGTTCGCGCCGATGCTCCTGGGGGTGCGGCTGCCACGCGTGCGGGAAACGTACCAGCTCGTCGCCCCGCAGCTGCTGTTCGGCTACATGGGCGACCTGCTGCTGATCGGTGTTCCGCTGCTCCTCGGCGGGATACTGCTCACCCCCTTCCTGGGCGCCGACCCCATGTTCGGCACGATCATCGAGGTGAGCTGGCCCGGCGGTCACGGAACCGCGGGAGGGATGGGCGCCGTCTACGGTGACCTCGGCTGGAACGGCGGGGGAGACCTGGCGCTCGCCTCGGCCACGTTCGCCCTGGTGTTCGGGATCGTCGTGGGGATGGTCCTGATCAACTGGGGAGCGCGCCGCGGACACCTCACCCAGCTCGGCGGCGGTTCCCCGGAGGGGCAGCGGAGCTCCGACATCGTTCCCGGGGACGACCGGGCCAGTTCGGGAAGCGTGACGCTGAACAAGGACCTCGTCGACAACCTGGCCTTCCACGGCGCCCTCATCGCCGTCGCCATACTCTTCGGCTGGGTCCTCCAGCACCTGCTGGAGCTCCTCGTACCCGGAATGCCGCTCTTCCCGCTGGCCATGATCGGCGGGGGAGCCGTGCAGGCCGTGATCTCCCGGACTCGTCTCGGCGACGCGGTCGACCCGCGCACCCTGCGGACGATCCAGGGGTGGGCACTGGACGTGCTGGTGGTGGCGGCCGTGGCCTCCATCGCCGTCCCGGTCATCCTCGACAACGCCCTCCCGCTGGTGATCCTGCTGCTCGCCTCGGCGCTGGTGACGGTCGGGTTCTTCGCCTGGGCGGGACCGCGGGTCTTCCGCACCGCCTGGTTCGAGCAGGCGATCGTCAACTTCGGGACCCTGGCCGCCGTGGCCTCGGTCGGCCTGATGCTGCTGCGGGCGGTCGACCCGGAGCTGAGAACGGTCGCGGGTCGGGCCTACGCCCTGCGGGCGCCGTTCTTCAGCCCCATCCTGGGCGGCGGGTTGGTGACCGCCCTGCTTCCCGCGCTCGCCTCCACCTACGGTCCCGTGGCCGTGGGAGGCGTCGCCGTGGCGGGAGTCGCCGTGCTCTACGTCCTGGCGAGGGTGCTGCGCCTGTGGACCGCACCCGAACCGGAACGCCAACCCGCCTGA